In Lysobacter firmicutimachus, one genomic interval encodes:
- a CDS encoding PH domain-containing protein: MSWLFVLIQQLKQFVVPLIALLVFGRGDRNELWSLIGVGVLVAVSIWRYLTYRYGIGANHLVVRSGLFNRSLREIPFVRIQNVAVHQTVLHRLFGVAEVRLESAGSKEPEAQMRVLKLADALALEALVRRRGDAPAPGQAEAPAEVLLRLPPAEVLRLGLVSDGGLVLIGAGFAALSQAMPDFSAKVPGRLMREAARWLFGRVESYHLDALGYVGVALVLALALAVALKLLSMALAVLRYYGFELSEHGRRLTAERGLLGRWRTTVPRRRIQAWTLEEGLLHRLLARRRLAVDTVGAGDQDDGRALKELAPIASAPACDALIERLLPGARLEQLQWRPLPDAAWWRLFLPDVPWVALAAFALYWQIGALSALALAWLPWAAFKAQRRARRIGYALDSQLVAVREGWWRRYWRFAELDKLQALQITRSPLDRRCGTATLWLDTAGGGALGPPLRIRFLPEDEARRLYAALAAVLARRPLRW, translated from the coding sequence ATGTCGTGGCTGTTCGTGCTGATCCAGCAGCTCAAGCAGTTCGTGGTGCCGCTGATCGCGCTGCTGGTGTTCGGCCGCGGCGACCGCAACGAGTTGTGGTCGCTGATCGGCGTCGGCGTGCTGGTGGCGGTGTCGATCTGGCGCTACCTGACCTATCGCTACGGCATCGGCGCCAACCACCTGGTCGTGCGCAGCGGCCTGTTCAACCGCAGCCTGCGCGAGATCCCGTTCGTACGGATCCAGAACGTGGCCGTGCACCAGACCGTGCTGCACCGCCTGTTCGGGGTCGCCGAGGTGCGCCTGGAGTCGGCCGGCAGCAAAGAGCCCGAGGCGCAGATGCGGGTGCTCAAGCTGGCCGACGCGTTGGCCCTGGAGGCGCTGGTGCGTCGGCGCGGCGACGCGCCCGCGCCGGGCCAGGCCGAGGCGCCGGCCGAAGTGCTGCTGCGCCTGCCGCCGGCCGAAGTCCTGCGCCTGGGGCTGGTCTCGGACGGCGGCCTGGTCCTGATCGGCGCCGGCTTCGCCGCACTGAGCCAGGCCATGCCCGACTTCAGCGCCAAAGTGCCCGGCCGGCTGATGCGCGAAGCCGCGCGCTGGTTGTTCGGCCGGGTCGAGTCCTACCACCTCGACGCGCTCGGCTACGTCGGCGTGGCCCTGGTGCTGGCCTTGGCCCTGGCGGTCGCGCTCAAGCTGCTGTCGATGGCGCTGGCGGTGCTGCGCTACTACGGCTTCGAACTCAGCGAACACGGCCGCCGCCTGACCGCCGAGCGCGGCCTGCTCGGGCGCTGGCGCACCACGGTGCCGCGCCGGCGCATCCAGGCCTGGACCCTGGAGGAAGGCCTGCTGCACCGCCTGCTCGCCCGTCGCCGGCTGGCGGTGGACACGGTCGGCGCCGGCGACCAAGACGACGGACGCGCGCTGAAGGAGCTGGCGCCGATCGCATCGGCACCGGCCTGCGATGCGCTGATCGAACGCCTGTTGCCCGGCGCTCGGCTGGAGCAACTGCAATGGCGCCCGCTACCGGACGCGGCCTGGTGGCGGCTGTTCCTGCCCGACGTGCCCTGGGTCGCGCTGGCGGCGTTCGCGTTGTATTGGCAGATCGGCGCCTTGAGCGCGCTGGCGCTGGCCTGGTTGCCGTGGGCCGCGTTCAAGGCCCAGCGCCGCGCGCGCCGGATCGGCTATGCGCTGGATTCGCAGTTGGTCGCGGTGCGCGAAGGCTGGTGGCGGCGCTACTGGCGCTTCGCCGAACTCGACAAGCTGCAGGCCTTGCAGATCACCCGTTCGCCGCTCGACCGCCGTTGCGGCACCGCGACGTTGTGGCTGGACACCGCCGGCGGCGGTGCGCTGGGGCCGCCGCTGCGGATCCGCTTCCTGCCCGAGGACGAGGCGCGACGGCTGTACGCCGCATTGGCCGCGGTGCTGGCGCGGCGGCCGCTGCGCTGGTGA
- a CDS encoding O-antigen ligase family protein has product MSSSPSAVSASARSAAVRSAGESPRQRWARHALEAGLLCLPALLVATPWGLSPFTAFALLALALAPERLARGWRELGGSLRLLWWLVLGVVAVAVVSKFQFDVRWREIDNRLRLLTLPFFALMVFAYRPSRRWLWRGALLGLAGGFLIALIQVLGGADRAAGWTANAIVFADALIGVVVIAVYCRPSGELLWTTVACALGVGAIALSGSRGVWPGLALVLLVGLLVSGGRARKLSWAMLAALVLAAAAAVWVAPLAEQTRMHELRTDVDRLREGDAESSLGARLTLLRLAGETFAEHPLSGIGVGRFEEVVLATPQCRPPAPRIGFCKLGHAHSDLAEWAATMGAPGLLAVLAVYLVPLALFARRLRERVTGRARSAALAGVVLILVYLACGLTQSMFAHQLIASFYAIAVGVLYGFALREAGEEDCDALR; this is encoded by the coding sequence GTGTCGTCCAGTCCGTCCGCCGTCTCTGCCTCGGCCCGCTCCGCCGCGGTCCGCTCCGCCGGCGAATCGCCGCGCCAGCGCTGGGCCCGGCATGCGCTGGAAGCCGGCCTGCTGTGCCTGCCGGCGCTGCTGGTCGCCACGCCCTGGGGGTTGTCGCCGTTCACCGCCTTCGCCTTGCTGGCGCTGGCGCTGGCGCCCGAACGCCTGGCCCGCGGCTGGCGCGAACTCGGCGGTTCGCTGCGGCTGCTGTGGTGGCTGGTGCTGGGCGTGGTCGCGGTCGCGGTGGTGTCCAAGTTCCAGTTCGACGTGCGCTGGCGCGAGATCGACAATCGCCTGCGCCTGCTGACCCTGCCGTTCTTCGCTCTGATGGTGTTCGCTTACCGGCCCTCGCGGCGTTGGTTGTGGCGCGGCGCCCTGCTCGGTCTGGCCGGCGGTTTCCTGATCGCGCTGATCCAGGTCCTGGGCGGCGCCGACCGCGCCGCCGGCTGGACCGCGAACGCGATCGTATTCGCCGATGCGCTGATCGGCGTGGTCGTGATCGCGGTGTACTGCCGTCCTTCCGGCGAGTTGCTGTGGACCACCGTCGCCTGCGCGCTCGGCGTCGGCGCGATCGCGCTCAGCGGCAGCCGCGGAGTCTGGCCGGGCCTGGCGCTGGTGCTGCTGGTGGGCCTGTTGGTCAGCGGCGGCCGCGCGCGCAAGCTCAGCTGGGCGATGCTGGCGGCGCTGGTGTTGGCGGCCGCTGCGGCGGTATGGGTCGCGCCCTTGGCCGAGCAGACCCGCATGCACGAGTTGCGCACCGACGTCGACCGGCTGCGCGAAGGCGATGCCGAGTCCTCGCTGGGCGCGCGCCTGACCTTGCTGCGCCTGGCCGGCGAGACCTTCGCCGAGCATCCGCTCAGCGGGATCGGCGTGGGACGTTTCGAAGAGGTGGTGCTGGCGACCCCGCAATGCCGGCCGCCGGCGCCGCGGATCGGTTTCTGCAAGCTCGGCCACGCCCACAGCGATCTGGCCGAATGGGCGGCGACCATGGGCGCGCCCGGCCTGCTGGCGGTGTTGGCGGTCTATCTCGTTCCGCTGGCGTTGTTCGCGCGCCGCCTGCGCGAGCGCGTCACCGGCCGCGCGCGCAGCGCGGCCCTGGCCGGGGTGGTGCTGATCCTGGTCTATCTGGCCTGCGGCCTGACCCAGTCGATGTTCGCCCACCAGCTGATCGCCTCGTTCTACGCGATCGCGGTCGGCGTGCTGTACGGCTTCGCCCTGCGCGAAGCGGGCGAGGAAGACTGCGACGCGCTGCGCTGA
- a CDS encoding glycosyltransferase family 2 protein, which translates to MTQPPVASVVFTTYNQPAWLEKVLLGFAAQSRRDFEILIADDGSGEDTRACIERLRPRLPMPLRHLWQPDQGFRKCQALNMAIRASAADYLIFTDGDCIPRADFVATHLRLRRPGRFLSGGYHKLPMETSRRIGPDDIASGRCFDARWLRAHGMPATRRDLKLTAPPRLAWLLDQVSPARASWNGHGASGWKRDILAVNGFDERMRYGGQDREFGERLRNAGIRGIRIRHRAIVVHLDHPRGYASAESIAFNRRLRAQTRRRRLTWTEHGLQQQPQPDGAAVAGLGPAWPQPAG; encoded by the coding sequence ATGACTCAACCGCCCGTCGCCAGCGTCGTGTTCACCACCTACAACCAGCCGGCCTGGCTGGAGAAGGTGCTGCTGGGTTTCGCCGCGCAGAGCCGGCGCGACTTCGAGATCCTGATCGCCGACGACGGCAGCGGCGAGGACACCCGTGCCTGCATCGAGCGCCTGCGGCCGCGGTTGCCGATGCCGCTGCGGCACCTGTGGCAGCCCGACCAGGGCTTCCGCAAATGCCAGGCGCTGAACATGGCGATCCGGGCCAGCGCCGCCGACTATCTGATCTTCACCGACGGCGACTGCATTCCGCGCGCCGATTTCGTCGCCACCCATCTGCGCCTGCGCCGGCCGGGCCGTTTCCTGTCCGGCGGCTATCACAAGCTGCCGATGGAGACGAGCCGGCGCATCGGCCCCGACGACATCGCCAGCGGCCGCTGCTTCGACGCGCGCTGGCTGCGCGCGCACGGCATGCCGGCCACGCGGCGCGATCTCAAACTGACGGCGCCGCCGCGGCTGGCCTGGTTGCTGGACCAGGTCAGCCCGGCGCGGGCGAGTTGGAACGGACACGGCGCATCGGGCTGGAAGCGCGACATCCTCGCCGTCAACGGCTTCGACGAGCGCATGCGCTACGGCGGCCAGGACCGCGAGTTCGGCGAGCGTCTGCGCAACGCCGGCATCCGCGGCATCCGCATCCGCCATCGCGCGATCGTGGTGCACCTGGACCACCCGCGCGGCTATGCCAGCGCCGAGAGCATCGCCTTCAATCGCCGCCTGCGCGCGCAGACCCGGCGCCGGCGCCTGACCTGGACCGAGCACGGCCTGCAGCAACAGCCGCAGCCCGACGGCGCGGCGGTCGCCGGCCTCGGCCCGGCCTGGCCGCAGCCGGCCGGCTGA
- a CDS encoding glycosyltransferase family 2 protein encodes MDTPSPAAARPRLSACIIAFDEADRIGDCIASLSFCDEVLVVDSHSRDATVAIAQAAGARVLQRAFDGFRSQKQFAIEQAAHDWVLCLDADERVSGELRAAIEAARARGFADAAGYRFARLSDYFGRFLRHGNAYPDRVLRLFDRRRGGWRGKREVHEAASVDGAVATLRGDLIHYPYRSLEQQLAKTERYARMMAEHDHARGKRATLAKLVLAPAWRFWRGYLLRGGFLDGWHGLVYAYVRANYVRQKTVMLWLLQNGQPVTTPRRD; translated from the coding sequence ATCGACACGCCCTCGCCCGCCGCTGCCCGCCCGCGCCTGTCGGCCTGCATCATCGCCTTCGACGAGGCCGACCGGATCGGCGACTGCATCGCCTCGTTGTCGTTCTGCGACGAGGTGCTGGTGGTCGATTCGCATTCGCGCGACGCCACCGTGGCGATCGCCCAGGCGGCCGGCGCGCGCGTGCTGCAGCGCGCCTTCGACGGCTTCCGCAGCCAGAAGCAGTTCGCGATCGAGCAGGCTGCGCACGATTGGGTGCTGTGCCTGGATGCGGACGAACGGGTGAGCGGGGAGCTGCGCGCGGCGATCGAGGCGGCGCGCGCGCGCGGCTTCGCCGATGCGGCCGGCTATCGCTTCGCCCGGCTGTCGGACTACTTCGGCAGGTTCCTGCGCCACGGCAACGCCTACCCCGACCGGGTGCTGCGCTTGTTCGACCGCCGCCGCGGCGGTTGGCGCGGCAAACGCGAGGTGCACGAGGCCGCCAGCGTCGACGGCGCCGTCGCGACCTTGCGCGGCGATCTGATCCACTACCCGTACCGTTCGCTGGAGCAGCAACTGGCCAAGACCGAGCGCTATGCGCGGATGATGGCCGAGCACGACCATGCGCGCGGCAAGCGCGCGACCCTGGCCAAGCTGGTGCTGGCGCCGGCCTGGCGCTTCTGGCGCGGCTACCTGCTGCGCGGCGGCTTCCTCGACGGCTGGCACGGCCTGGTCTACGCCTATGTGCGCGCCAACTACGTGCGGCAGAAGACGGTGATGCTGTGGCTGCTGCAGAACGGGCAGCCGGTGACTACGCCGCGGCGCGACTGA
- a CDS encoding CDP-glycerol glycerophosphotransferase family protein, with translation MSDYLLFATERYALPILQPLAEALHAQGHVAHAWFADGAAESALPAPVRRLAPGRDGLRAAVALKPRAVFSAANWVPPFIAGAKVQLFHGFNVEKRDDARGHFRVRGLFDLYCTQGPATTAPFRALAEQAGHFAVVETGWPKLDPLFRDDDGSAAQLRARAGGRPVVLFASTFTERLSAAPHLLDAIAAQVAAGERYWLLTLHPKCAPELFQRYRALQGPNAHFVETEQLIAAQRAADVLLADTTSVVSEFVVQRKPVVTFRNRAPKPHMLDFADPAQLPAQLARAFAPDAALQQAIDAYAEQIHPYRDGRSSQRVIAATDDLLAGRLGRLRKRPFTSLLRGLQIRRELGYWGPTG, from the coding sequence ATGTCCGATTACCTGCTTTTCGCCACCGAACGCTACGCCCTGCCGATCCTGCAGCCGCTGGCGGAGGCGTTGCACGCGCAGGGCCATGTCGCCCACGCCTGGTTCGCCGACGGCGCGGCGGAATCGGCCTTGCCGGCGCCGGTGCGGCGGCTCGCGCCGGGGCGTGACGGCCTGCGCGCCGCGGTCGCGCTGAAGCCGCGCGCGGTGTTCAGCGCCGCCAACTGGGTGCCGCCGTTCATCGCCGGGGCCAAGGTGCAGTTGTTCCATGGCTTCAACGTCGAAAAGCGCGACGACGCGCGCGGCCATTTCCGCGTGCGCGGCCTGTTCGACCTGTACTGCACCCAGGGCCCGGCGACCACCGCCCCGTTCCGCGCCCTGGCCGAGCAGGCCGGGCACTTCGCCGTGGTCGAGACCGGCTGGCCCAAGCTCGACCCCTTGTTCCGCGACGACGACGGCAGCGCCGCGCAATTGCGGGCCCGCGCCGGCGGCCGGCCGGTGGTGCTGTTCGCCTCGACCTTCACCGAGCGCCTCAGCGCCGCGCCGCATCTGCTGGACGCGATCGCCGCGCAGGTCGCCGCCGGCGAGCGCTACTGGCTGCTGACCTTGCACCCCAAGTGCGCGCCGGAGCTGTTCCAGCGCTATCGCGCGCTGCAGGGGCCGAACGCGCATTTCGTCGAGACCGAGCAGCTGATCGCGGCCCAGCGCGCCGCCGACGTGCTGCTCGCCGACACCACCTCGGTGGTGTCGGAGTTCGTGGTCCAGCGCAAGCCGGTGGTGACTTTCCGCAATCGCGCGCCCAAGCCGCACATGCTGGATTTCGCCGACCCGGCGCAGCTGCCCGCGCAGCTGGCGCGCGCGTTCGCGCCGGATGCGGCCTTGCAGCAGGCGATCGACGCCTACGCCGAGCAGATCCATCCCTACCGCGACGGCCGCTCTTCGCAGCGCGTCATCGCGGCCACCGACGACCTGCTCGCCGGCCGTCTCGGCCGCTTGCGCAAGCGGCCGTTCACGTCCTTGCTGCGCGGCCTGCAGATCCGGCGCGAGCTGGGGTATTGGGGGCCGACCGGCTGA
- a CDS encoding glycosyltransferase family 2 protein produces the protein MPLPDHASSPRRPALSATVIACDEADRIADCLASLAFCDEILVVDSGSRDATADIARGFGARVLHRPFDGFRSQKQFAIEQAAHDWVLCVDADERIDATLREAIERARDAGFAAAAGYRFARRSEYFGRYLRHGNAYPDRKLRLFDRRRGGWRGDREVHESASVDGAVATLRGDLLHRPFRSFEHQLAKGRRYAQMMAEHDHARGRRASLARLVLSPAWRFWRGYLLRGGFLDGWPGLIYAYVTAYTARQKTIRLWLLEKRGR, from the coding sequence ATGCCGTTACCGGACCATGCCAGTTCTCCGCGCCGTCCCGCGTTGTCGGCGACGGTGATCGCCTGCGACGAGGCCGACCGCATCGCCGACTGCCTGGCGTCGCTGGCGTTCTGCGACGAGATCCTGGTGGTCGACTCGGGCTCGCGCGACGCCACCGCGGACATCGCGCGCGGCTTCGGCGCGCGCGTGCTGCACCGGCCGTTCGACGGCTTCCGCAGCCAGAAGCAGTTCGCGATCGAACAGGCTGCGCACGACTGGGTGTTGTGCGTCGATGCCGACGAACGCATCGACGCGACTCTGCGCGAAGCGATCGAGCGCGCCCGCGACGCCGGTTTCGCCGCGGCGGCCGGCTACCGCTTCGCCCGCCGCTCGGAGTACTTCGGCCGCTACCTGCGCCACGGCAACGCCTACCCGGACCGCAAGCTGCGCCTGTTCGACCGCCGTCGCGGCGGCTGGCGCGGCGACCGCGAGGTGCACGAAAGCGCCAGCGTCGACGGCGCGGTGGCGACCCTGCGCGGCGACCTGCTGCACCGCCCGTTCCGTTCGTTCGAACACCAGTTGGCCAAGGGCCGGCGCTACGCGCAGATGATGGCCGAGCACGACCACGCCCGCGGCCGACGCGCTTCGCTGGCGCGGCTAGTGCTTTCGCCGGCCTGGCGGTTCTGGCGCGGCTATCTGCTGCGCGGCGGCTTCCTCGACGGCTGGCCGGGACTGATCTACGCCTACGTCACCGCGTACACGGCGCGGCAGAAGACGATCCGGTTGTGGCTGCTGGAAAAGCGCGGGAGATAG
- a CDS encoding PH domain-containing protein has translation MTDAPDSADSLAPPAPAPAADEGWQRLPPRAQLLCTIDVSLSLAALFAIAGVVLGVLTRGLLVGTASALTGALLGAGIGTWIGLRRYRNTLWRLDAHGFAVRRGVAWQRETLVPLTRVQHLDLKHSPLQRLRDLATLVVHTAGTRHSAVSIDHLDAADAERLRERLGRQLDHDDEA, from the coding sequence ATGACCGACGCGCCCGACAGCGCCGATTCCCTTGCCCCGCCGGCCCCCGCACCGGCCGCCGACGAGGGTTGGCAACGGCTGCCGCCGCGCGCCCAGTTGCTGTGCACGATCGATGTCAGCCTATCGCTGGCGGCGCTGTTCGCGATCGCCGGAGTGGTGCTCGGCGTGCTGACCCGCGGCCTGCTGGTCGGTACCGCCAGCGCGCTCACCGGCGCCCTGCTCGGCGCCGGCATCGGCACCTGGATCGGCCTGCGCCGTTACCGCAACACCTTGTGGCGGCTGGACGCGCACGGCTTCGCGGTGCGCCGCGGCGTCGCCTGGCAGCGCGAGACGCTGGTGCCGCTGACCCGGGTCCAGCACCTCGACCTCAAGCACAGCCCGCTGCAGCGCCTGCGCGACCTGGCCACCCTGGTCGTGCACACCGCCGGCACCCGCCACAGCGCGGTGTCGATCGATCATCTCGACGCCGCCGACGCCGAACGCCTGCGCGAACGCCTGGGCCGCCAACTCGACCACGACGACGAGGCCTGA
- a CDS encoding glycosyltransferase family 39 protein — MLKTLRSQQAWLFWIVAWLVLGAGLGLRDPWPADEPRFALVAKQMVESGQWLFPHRGTELYSDKPPLFMWTEAVSFLITQNWRIAFLLPSLLAAMGTLWCVVDLGRRLWTRQVGYYAGWALLLTLHFAYQAKKAQIDPSVVFWITFANYGLLRHLLTGPNWRWWALGWFAAGIGTITKGVGAIALLMLAPVALAALLRPLHARGGGRWLAWTAMPVRAGIGNPRFWLGPLAFVAAVSLWIVPMVTAALSNDDPSYRAYLNDILFRQTAGRYSNSWDHHQPVWYHLGVMLSMWLPPMLALPWALPAWRRRLRRIDPRYLLPLAWWALVIVFFSIPHGKRDVYILPALPMACLMFAPLLPGIVRKLWPRRIALGFAAVLTFALLGVGLSMWFGDPKFEAKLIADRGFTDGGRQLEAAILAIGAWGLASLLWFGRRRPIHAMASTLCGLWVLYGLLVTPVLNDSSSARGVMTRVAERIGPDAELGLVAWKEQNLLQSRSQTTTFGFVMGWAKQLEHGLAWQKQAPARRWLLVQEPALPDCVDRSKIELGGRANRRVWWLVPYAARANCPAAPTLRPHEDDPD, encoded by the coding sequence ATGCTCAAGACTCTCCGCTCCCAGCAAGCCTGGCTGTTCTGGATCGTCGCCTGGCTTGTCCTCGGGGCCGGCCTGGGCCTGCGCGACCCCTGGCCCGCCGACGAGCCGCGTTTCGCGCTGGTCGCCAAGCAGATGGTCGAGAGCGGCCAGTGGCTGTTCCCGCACCGCGGCACCGAGCTGTATTCGGACAAGCCGCCGTTGTTCATGTGGACCGAGGCGGTCTCGTTCCTGATCACCCAGAACTGGCGCATCGCCTTCCTGCTGCCCTCGCTGCTGGCGGCGATGGGCACGCTGTGGTGCGTGGTCGATCTCGGCCGCCGGCTGTGGACGCGCCAGGTCGGCTATTACGCCGGCTGGGCTCTGTTGTTGACCCTGCATTTCGCCTACCAGGCCAAGAAAGCCCAGATCGACCCCTCGGTGGTGTTCTGGATCACCTTCGCCAACTACGGCCTGCTGCGCCATCTGCTGACCGGGCCGAACTGGCGCTGGTGGGCGCTGGGCTGGTTCGCCGCCGGCATCGGCACGATCACCAAGGGCGTGGGCGCGATCGCCTTGCTGATGCTGGCGCCGGTGGCGCTGGCGGCGCTGCTGCGGCCGCTGCACGCGCGCGGCGGCGGGCGGTGGCTGGCCTGGACCGCGATGCCGGTGCGCGCCGGCATCGGCAACCCGCGCTTCTGGCTCGGCCCGCTGGCCTTCGTGGCGGCGGTGTCGCTGTGGATCGTGCCGATGGTGACCGCCGCGCTGTCCAACGACGATCCCAGCTACCGCGCCTATCTCAACGACATCCTGTTCCGTCAGACCGCGGGCCGCTATTCCAACTCCTGGGACCACCACCAGCCGGTCTGGTACCACCTGGGGGTGATGCTGTCGATGTGGCTGCCGCCGATGCTGGCGTTGCCGTGGGCGCTGCCGGCCTGGCGCCGACGCCTGCGCCGGATCGACCCGCGCTACCTGCTGCCGCTGGCCTGGTGGGCGCTGGTGATCGTGTTCTTTTCGATTCCGCACGGCAAGCGCGACGTCTACATCCTGCCGGCGCTGCCGATGGCCTGCCTGATGTTCGCGCCGCTGCTGCCCGGCATCGTGCGCAAGCTGTGGCCGCGCCGCATCGCCCTGGGCTTCGCCGCGGTGCTGACCTTCGCCTTGCTCGGCGTCGGCCTGTCGATGTGGTTCGGCGATCCCAAGTTCGAAGCCAAGCTGATCGCCGACCGCGGCTTCACCGACGGCGGCCGCCAGCTGGAGGCCGCGATCCTGGCGATCGGCGCCTGGGGCCTGGCGTCGCTGCTGTGGTTCGGCCGGCGCCGGCCGATCCACGCCATGGCCTCGACCCTGTGCGGTCTGTGGGTGCTGTACGGTCTGCTGGTCACGCCGGTGCTCAACGACTCTTCTTCCGCGCGCGGGGTCATGACCCGCGTTGCCGAACGCATCGGTCCGGACGCCGAGCTCGGCCTGGTCGCGTGGAAGGAACAGAACCTGCTGCAGAGCCGCTCCCAGACCACCACCTTCGGCTTCGTCATGGGCTGGGCCAAGCAGCTCGAGCACGGCCTGGCCTGGCAGAAGCAGGCGCCGGCGCGGCGCTGGCTGCTGGTGCAGGAGCCGGCGCTGCCGGACTGCGTCGACCGCAGCAAGATCGAACTCGGCGGCCGCGCCAACCGGCGCGTGTGGTGGCTGGTGCCCTACGCCGCCCGCGCGAACTGCCCGGCGGCGCCGACCCTGCGACCGCACGAAGACGACCCGGACTGA
- the rsmB gene encoding 16S rRNA (cytosine(967)-C(5))-methyltransferase RsmB: MLTTAGGSGAQTRAIAARVLDAVLHRGRSLKAELAASLPALRDPRDRALVEAICFAVLRQPLRYERTLEAWMPRPPSARDGELRALLYVGLAQLDPLRLPEHAAVASTVEAARALGHPHQAGLVNALLRRAQRDGLPALDPTHSHWPSWLRGRLRRDWPEHYAAILAASALPPPMWLRVNALREPVQAYRARLAEAGIEALAGPGAALRLEQAMPVAALPGFDEGLVSVQDLSAQQVADALAPAPGARVLDACAAPGGKSAHLLERDPQLRLTALDIDAARLRRVEDTLRRLGLSERAVLRAADAAEPAAWWDGRAFDAIVLDAPCSATGIVRRQPDVVLHRRETDLAALVGLQARLLDALWTTLAPGGTLLYATCSILQDENEHQVRAFLERTADARVEPLDARYGHDREVGRQRLPGEDGGDGFFYARLRRAPPG, from the coding sequence TTGCTGACCACCGCCGGCGGCAGCGGCGCGCAGACCCGCGCGATCGCCGCGCGCGTGCTCGATGCGGTGCTGCACCGCGGCCGCTCGCTCAAGGCCGAGCTGGCGGCGAGCCTGCCGGCGCTGCGCGACCCGCGCGACCGCGCCCTGGTCGAGGCGATCTGCTTCGCCGTGCTGCGCCAGCCCTTGCGTTACGAGCGCACCCTCGAGGCCTGGATGCCGCGGCCGCCATCGGCGCGCGACGGCGAACTGCGTGCGCTGCTCTATGTCGGCCTGGCCCAGCTCGATCCGCTGCGCCTGCCCGAGCACGCCGCCGTGGCGTCGACGGTCGAGGCCGCGCGCGCGCTCGGCCATCCGCATCAGGCCGGGCTGGTCAACGCGCTGTTGCGCCGCGCCCAGCGCGACGGCCTGCCGGCGCTGGACCCGACCCACTCGCATTGGCCCAGCTGGCTGCGCGGACGCCTGCGCCGAGACTGGCCGGAACACTACGCCGCGATCCTCGCCGCCAGCGCCTTGCCGCCGCCGATGTGGCTGCGGGTCAATGCCTTGCGCGAACCTGTGCAGGCATATCGCGCCCGGCTCGCCGAGGCCGGCATCGAGGCCCTGGCCGGCCCCGGCGCGGCGCTGCGCCTGGAGCAGGCGATGCCGGTCGCCGCGTTGCCCGGTTTCGACGAGGGCCTGGTTTCGGTCCAGGACCTGTCGGCGCAGCAGGTCGCCGACGCGTTGGCGCCCGCGCCCGGCGCGCGCGTGCTCGACGCCTGCGCCGCGCCCGGCGGCAAGAGCGCGCACCTGCTCGAACGCGACCCGCAACTGCGCTTGACCGCGCTCGACATCGACGCCGCGCGGCTGCGCCGGGTCGAGGACACTTTGCGCCGACTCGGCCTGTCCGAGCGCGCCGTGCTGCGCGCCGCCGATGCCGCCGAGCCGGCGGCCTGGTGGGACGGCCGGGCCTTCGACGCGATCGTGCTGGACGCGCCGTGCTCGGCCACCGGCATTGTGCGCCGCCAGCCCGATGTGGTCCTGCATCGGCGCGAAACCGATCTGGCCGCGTTGGTCGGGCTGCAGGCGCGCCTGCTGGATGCGCTGTGGACCACGCTGGCGCCCGGCGGCACCCTGCTGTACGCGACCTGCTCGATCCTGCAGGACGAGAACGAGCATCAGGTGCGAGCGTTCCTCGAGCGCACCGCCGATGCGCGGGTCGAGCCGCTGGACGCGCGCTACGGCCACGATCGCGAGGTCGGCCGCCAGCGCTTGCCCGGCGAGGACGGCGGCGACGGCTTCTTCTACGCCCGCCTGCGCCGCGCGCCGCCCGGCTGA